In the genome of Microplitis demolitor isolate Queensland-Clemson2020A chromosome 5, iyMicDemo2.1a, whole genome shotgun sequence, the window CCATAAATAGTCACACAGTTTAATTATTGGACTCGGTTTTCACTCTAGTTTCCATTTCCACTCTAATTGACTTTTGAATGCATTTAGAGACCCACTAAAAAATATACCGATTTTGAGtagtcattaattaatttaaaaattcgatttcgGGACCGTTTtgtataaatgaattattagagtatggaatttttaaaagtctatTTTCCTTTAGACTTTTATTCGGGATTAgaacttgataatttaaaagaatttttttaaaaatttgagctgtaatttatgaaatttgttTGATTGATTAGAGCCAACCATGTCATTggagaaattcaaaaaatattgccAAACGTTCATTGGCTATCGGCGGTCCTACAACACCGGCGACTAGTTTATCTGAAAATGTTAATCTTTTCCAATCGTTACGAGTTCTTCAAGAAGGAGAAGGCGAAGCTGAAGTATTTCAGAATACAACAGCTGCATCTCATagtggtaatttttattttgttattcatattaataattagagcTAATAGATATTCTTAGAAAGAATAAATCTTTATAAGGATCTtccagttaaaattttttactttactcgggagtaaaatttgtaaactaaaatatgtaataataaaaattaaataagcaAGTAGCTGATCCAAGTGCGGTTAATAGTTTtaagaacaataaaaatagttcaagAATGTTTCTAGCAACTTAAATcgattgttaatttttttattttaattctataatatttgaagaatttgctattgatatttaatgcCACAAATActggaatataaattttaaagtcatatttaattaattagagcGTAAccttttagtttataaaaaattttattctcgctttcaaatttttattttgtttccaatagttttttttaccgcgaatttaaaaataaaaatatttataattttaattgtattgaaaataaatttaaaaaataaaccggaagttctttaataaaaattttagccgcatcattatttaaaataaataataacaataataattatgttgttGTTGATTTATAGGAGGAGTAAGTGAAGCAACAGGAGAAAAAGTTTGTTTACGATCAACAGTCGTTAATACAATAGTAGGTTTTAGTTGTGGTTTAATTTGCATAATGGTAGGTACTCTCCTCGTTCTTTGTTCGAGAATACGACGAGCAGCTAGAGAAAAACTTCTTAGCGACAGTCTTAGTTATATGACTCATAAAGgacgaattaattaaaaaataataactcggcctttttttttattcaatgaataaataaataaatttgaaaaaatactcATCAATTACAATCACAatgcaaaaaaagtttaaagaaTTTAACAAGACAATGATTATGGAAATTCgtcaatataatttatagaaaaaaaaagttttaatattttaaaccgGGTTTTCAcgtttaattgatgaaaaccACAAACATAAACCGTTAGAGCAACCTCTAGGCGTTTGCgggtttaaatttatcacgCATTAACTACGATGTgcgatatattattataataataataataataataaaatacaataataatcataagaATAATACACGTCATATACACTAATGATCAAGTAAtgaagtaatttaattaataaattagatttaattaagGGTCTTCCGAACAATATACGCCATTCAGTTTTAGTTAAcgttatttgataaattttattattcctaattaatttaaagaaaattatttattttaaattttttattaaaaaaaaaaaaaacgatatttaatttagtttaaattactGGCGTATCAATAAACATATCGatagatttataatttacgtagtaataattattatgcgaTGCAGTAAGActataaaattagtaaattatatgaattttgaagtaataaaaaaaatttatgataagaattgagaaatattataattttcagacAGTGTAATTTTTGGATGCATATCTTTGGAATGgttgaattttcgaaaatttcaaatcagacattttttgtagagcattcaatttcctacaaataacTGTAttgataatttcttaattctTATTAGTTGacatgttataaaatttacaatgagCAAAAACAGGTTCTTTAAACTGTACAAAAATGCTTCAAATTTCGATATCTTATGAAtgatcgaatttataaaaatatcataagagaacttttttgtaggtcagtaaatttgctaaaaattttattcagataaattttctgtatgtTGATTTGTTCagaagttatgaatttttttagcgtgTTACTagatgaaaaatcgaaaattataaaCAGCCACCTCttcatatcaatattaagagctcaaattttatcTAGGGTCATGTTATGAGATAccctttcgatttttcaatgttcttcaaaaaaaaaaaaaatagccccttaatttgaaacagtctaaTCATTAGTCTTTCTGTctcgaataataaataaataaaataaatgaattaggtcatttatataaatacataacagcattatatatttaaataattattttgacatgCATTGAATATTACTCCGTAAAATGTCTCCGTTTTCTcgataatcattttaaaaatattgcattaattaaactataaaatatataataatagttattaattaattattattattataattaagtgCCTTGACGCGGTAATACGGCCGGTGAGGATTAAGTAATATTTCTCATTGAGTGAAAGCAAATTAAGACTCTTGTATCAGACAGAAGTCATAAGGATTCACGCTACATGCTCCTTCttcattacttttaaataaaattctctttttaatatttcgttATGAggatctaaataattataagaaaatgacgcttatatgtaattatcttctgtcttgaaaaatttattataaaaaaaaaatattagtttccCCTCCTGGCTGTTccgagtaaaaaattattatttctttttttttcattttatgacTACTATTATTTTTGGCCAAAATATAACTCTTGTAAATATAGTTTTATTGGCGAatgtatgattaattaataatgactattgaataaataataataataaataataacaataaatatatatacttatatataaaattgtaatcaTGATTAATGAtatgataaatgataaatgttCGTGTGTATCATggtaatcaataataataaaaattacaatgctaGACACATAATTAAGAGTgtacttgtttttttatttattgactttttatttacctTAATTACCGTaactttttttagttaaagtaaataataaaaatgaatagcttgtacttttttaaataaatgtccTGTCATTGAAGGATTTagcggtaaaattttttatatttttgtagattttaaaatttaaaagaggaAACTAATGAAAAATACGCGCACAGAGAAAGTAGGGGACAGGAAAGCTTAAACTACAAGTATCCACTTTATTATATTAGCcctcaaataattttgaaaaaaagtttaaaagtcaaAATGGCTTTAAAAGTCCACTGTTGTGGGAAAAcgactaaattattttttagccaTCGAAGTAGCGGtcgtgagaaaaaattttgtaaaaaaaaaaagacaaaaacatTTTGAAGACTAATTCCAACCATCAGatcttcttttatttattttttaaatataaaaatattttaaactcgatagaataaattttataaaacaataaaaaaaatttaaaaacactgAGTATTCGAATAATGAATGAGTTAATGTCAATCATCTATTACTTTTATCAATGTATTCTTCCCTTTGTGAAACTCAATGCGATTTTTTTGTCCAACAGACTGATTATGAAACTCGTGGATAGTCAAATTGCTTTTAACAATATCACGTACTTCAGTTAAATGAATATCTTCTGGATATGTGACATCTCcaggcaataaataaataattccatttgataatttaactcGTATCtaaagtaaaaacaaaattaacaataaaaatttttagttaaattaattattaatcgtaattaattcgtaatattaatttttaaataaacaattattcaaattatagtCACAGGTAAATTAAACAATGCGCCCTTTTTATTTTGCTCAATCGCATACTTCAGCAGATTATccaactgataaattttagaaattttgtatatttcaTATTGTTGCGGTGgtgcaaatttaaattccgCCGATTTATCAATCAAGTTTCTAGGAGTATCCCActacaaatgaaaatttacgcatttattattaataatttaaaattttaaaatgaaataaatttttttactctcagaTCTTCCATTTCCTTGGGATCAAATTCAGCATCAggtatatttttcaaacatgcagtaaaaaaaatagtattaaaaCGTTTTCCATCAAGAAACGCTGGTGTTAACCAACTGCTCCATTCATGCAGTGACCATAAATCTGGATAACATTGTAATGATTCACACAATTCATAAAATTCAGTAGCATTATTGTGGACTTTTTTTTGCCATTTAACCACTTGCTCTTTttcattaactaaaaaaaatatatatatatatatatatatatatatatatatatatatatatatatatatatatatatatatataaatatatatattttattatttctacttattatacatttatattgaggctattaattaaattgattcttattatttattacttgtaaAATGGTGAGCGtgagatgaatttttatgattagATTGTGCAATTAAAATACCACATTCTTCAAATGTTTCCCGAATTGCCGTTATCCTCAATGATACCTCCCGCGGTAATTCGTTCGCTGATTTTggtttaaaaatgattggcCTTGATTTAGACagcgatgatgatgatgataaattattgtaattatcattaggaaatagagataaaaaatgtttatcattaaatccaaattttttgtataaatttttccatttaaagtCTGCGTCAGCTGGTTCAACAACGCCACCGGGAAATACATAATTACCTGGCATAAATGATGAATCTTTATGACGttttaaacaaagtaatttgaagtcatactaaaaataattattatacaaatatttattaacaataataaaatatatatatgacaggGCGAAATGAgattgttgataaaatattgcaacggtgaaattttaattgaatttttttttttttacattttactggagttaaaagataataattattacaaaccacaatcgagaattttttttttatttatatgtcgattttcgaaataaaatgggggtaaaatatataaattaaaatttttaatgaatgctTCGATAActgcagtaaaaaaatatgtttaggGATgcttataattgatatttgttGCTATTTAACttggaaattgaaataactttaatgaaatgagacaaatttaaaaaaaaatagatttttttgaaaagaaaaaaaagtactagactgtttcaaaaaattgatgagAGAATTTACTATTCGAATTGTTactttaagtatttttactaCTGTagtactttcaaaaattttaaataatcgaaaGACACGCGCGCAAAAAATCTAGATAATCGaaattgcagaaaaaaaataattttaataaattttgtaattaaataaaaactatatattaccataaattaacaaattttcatgtagttaaattcaaattgcTCATTTTGCCCCGGTTTCTTTaagatttaaagaaaaaattgatatcaaataattcgaatattaaaatttcaacttaCATTTGTTTCCACTTTTTTAGctgaatttttatagtttgCTGCTAAAATTATACTCGCGGAATCTCGCCAattcttcattattaattaataaattaattaataaaataaaataaaaattcactatTGCACTAAACCTAATCCTTCTAATATAAAATTGTAGGTTAAGACCACTGATTGCATTAGATATAAAC includes:
- the LOC103569004 gene encoding acyl-coenzyme A diphosphatase NUDT19, coding for MKNWRDSASIILAANYKNSAKKVETNYDFKLLCLKRHKDSSFMPGNYVFPGGVVEPADADFKWKNLYKKFGFNDKHFLSLFPNDNYNNLSSSSSLSKSRPIIFKPKSANELPREVSLRITAIRETFEECGILIAQSNHKNSSHAHHFTINEKEQVVKWQKKVHNNATEFYELCESLQCYPDLWSLHEWSSWLTPAFLDGKRFNTIFFTACLKNIPDAEFDPKEMEDLRWDTPRNLIDKSAEFKFAPPQQYEIYKISKIYQLDNLLKYAIEQNKKGALFNLPIRVKLSNGIIYLLPGDVTYPEDIHLTEVRDIVKSNLTIHEFHNQSVGQKNRIEFHKGKNTLIKVIDD